The proteins below come from a single Kosakonia sp. SMBL-WEM22 genomic window:
- a CDS encoding methyl-accepting chemotaxis protein, producing the protein MDNKAAMQQTQGIGFMHNIRLVPLFSFILSGILVLFALSSGLAGYFLMQADRDQQDVTQEIQVRMGLSNSSNNLRVARIKLIHAGAASRIAEMEDMKQNIAEAEKRIKQSQENFKQYMDRPVKTEADLTLDNDLTARFNAYTAGLQPMLKYAKNGMFEAIINHESEQARQLDDAYNAVLLKAIEIRTERAQHLKEEAHSRTQLGLIFMAAAFAFALVLTIITFIVLRRVVINPLQRAAQRISRIASGDLTLADEPTGRSEIGRLSHDLQAMQHSLVTTVATVRQGAEEIYRGTSEISAGNTDLSSRTEQQAAAIEETAASMEQLTATVKQNADNAHHASGLARDASGKATKGGQIVSGVVQTMGNITTSSRKISEITAVINSIAFQTNILALNAAVEAARAGEQGRGFAVVASEVRTLASRSAQAAKEIEALISESVSLIEQGSGEVVSAGETMDEIVTAVKRVTDIMLEIAAASDEQSKGITQVSQAITEMDNVTQQNASLVEEATAAATSLEEQAARLTQAVGAFRLNGVEAQRQSSATPTAKPFTPQRPALANGDNWETF; encoded by the coding sequence ATGGATAACAAAGCAGCAATGCAACAAACACAAGGCATTGGTTTTATGCACAATATTCGATTAGTTCCCCTGTTTTCTTTTATCCTTTCCGGCATTTTGGTGCTATTTGCCTTAAGTTCCGGACTGGCGGGTTATTTCCTGATGCAGGCCGATCGCGACCAACAGGATGTGACCCAGGAGATCCAGGTGCGCATGGGATTATCTAACAGCTCTAACAACCTTCGCGTCGCGCGCATTAAATTGATTCACGCAGGTGCTGCAAGCCGTATCGCCGAAATGGAGGATATGAAGCAGAACATCGCCGAGGCGGAAAAACGCATCAAACAGTCGCAGGAAAACTTTAAACAATATATGGATCGCCCGGTGAAAACCGAGGCTGACCTGACGCTGGATAACGATCTCACTGCCCGTTTTAACGCCTACACCGCCGGGCTGCAGCCGATGCTGAAATATGCCAAAAACGGCATGTTTGAAGCGATTATTAACCATGAAAGCGAACAGGCGCGCCAACTGGACGATGCCTACAACGCCGTGCTGTTGAAAGCGATTGAGATCCGCACCGAGCGTGCACAGCACCTGAAAGAGGAAGCCCACAGCCGCACGCAGCTTGGTCTGATCTTTATGGCTGCCGCATTTGCTTTTGCGCTGGTGCTGACCATCATCACCTTTATCGTGCTGCGTCGTGTGGTGATCAATCCGCTCCAGCGTGCTGCCCAGCGCATTTCACGCATCGCCTCCGGTGATTTAACCCTGGCAGACGAACCGACTGGCCGCAGTGAGATTGGGCGTCTGAGCCACGATCTGCAGGCCATGCAGCACTCTTTGGTCACAACTGTCGCCACCGTGCGCCAGGGTGCTGAGGAGATCTATCGCGGTACCAGTGAAATCTCCGCCGGTAACACCGATCTCTCTTCGCGCACCGAGCAGCAGGCGGCCGCGATTGAAGAGACGGCGGCCAGCATGGAGCAGCTCACCGCGACCGTGAAACAGAACGCCGATAACGCACACCACGCCAGCGGGCTGGCCCGCGACGCGTCGGGTAAAGCGACAAAAGGCGGTCAGATTGTCTCCGGCGTCGTGCAAACGATGGGCAACATCACCACCAGTTCGCGCAAAATCTCTGAAATTACCGCAGTAATTAACAGCATCGCCTTCCAGACCAATATCCTGGCGCTCAACGCTGCGGTAGAAGCCGCGCGCGCCGGTGAACAGGGGCGCGGGTTTGCCGTCGTCGCCAGCGAAGTGCGAACACTCGCGAGCCGCAGTGCTCAGGCCGCGAAAGAGATTGAAGCGTTGATCAGCGAGTCCGTAAGCCTGATCGAGCAGGGCTCCGGTGAAGTGGTCTCTGCCGGGGAAACGATGGATGAGATTGTGACCGCCGTGAAACGCGTCACCGATATCATGCTGGAGATTGCCGCCGCCTCGGATGAGCAGAGCAAGGGCATCACTCAGGTAAGCCAGGCGATCACCGAAATGGATAATGTGACGCAGCAGAACGCCTCGCTGGTTGAAGAGGCTACAGCCGCAGCCACCTCACTGGAAGAGCAGGCTGCGCGTCTGACGCAGGCGGTCGGTGCATTCCGGCTGAACGGCGTAGAGGCACAGCGCCAGAGCAGCGCCACTCCGACGGCAAAACCCTTCACCCCGCAGCGCCCGGCACTGGCGAACGGCGATAACTGGGAAACGTTCTGA
- a CDS encoding S-(hydroxymethyl)glutathione dehydrogenase/class III alcohol dehydrogenase, whose protein sequence is MKSRAAVAFGPGQPLKIVEIDVAPPKKGEVLVRITHTGVCHTDAFTLSGEDPEGVFPAVLGHEGGGIVVEVGEGVTSLQPGDHVIPLYTAECGECKFCKSGKTNLCQAVRATQGKGLMPDGTTRFSYNGEPIYHYMGTSTFSEYTVCAEISLAKVNEEAPLDKVCLLGCGVTTGIGAVHNTAKVKEGDTVAIFGLGGIGLAAIQGAVQAKAGRILAIDTNPDKFALAKEMGATDFINPKDYDRPIQDVIVEMTDGGVDYSFECIGNVNVMRAALECCHKGWGESVIIGVAGAGQEISTRPFQLVTGRVWRGSAFGGVKGRSQLPGMVEDAMAGKIRLDPFITHRLPLDSINEAFDLMHEGKSIRTVIHFGEK, encoded by the coding sequence ATGAAATCACGTGCAGCTGTAGCCTTCGGGCCAGGCCAACCCCTCAAGATTGTCGAGATCGACGTTGCGCCACCCAAAAAAGGGGAAGTGCTGGTTCGCATTACGCACACCGGTGTTTGCCATACCGATGCCTTTACCCTCTCTGGCGAAGATCCGGAAGGCGTTTTCCCGGCGGTGCTGGGCCACGAAGGCGGCGGTATCGTTGTGGAAGTGGGCGAGGGCGTCACCAGCCTGCAGCCGGGCGACCATGTTATTCCGCTGTACACCGCCGAGTGCGGCGAGTGCAAATTCTGTAAATCGGGCAAAACCAACCTCTGCCAGGCCGTGCGCGCCACGCAAGGTAAAGGTCTGATGCCGGACGGCACTACGCGTTTCTCCTATAACGGTGAGCCGATTTATCACTACATGGGTACCAGCACCTTCAGCGAATACACCGTCTGCGCGGAGATCTCGCTGGCGAAAGTCAACGAGGAAGCGCCGCTGGATAAGGTTTGCCTGCTGGGCTGCGGCGTCACCACCGGTATTGGCGCAGTACACAACACGGCGAAAGTGAAAGAGGGCGATACGGTCGCTATTTTTGGTCTCGGCGGTATCGGACTTGCGGCAATACAGGGTGCGGTACAGGCGAAAGCGGGTCGCATTCTGGCAATTGATACCAACCCGGATAAATTCGCACTGGCGAAAGAGATGGGCGCGACTGACTTTATCAACCCGAAAGATTACGATCGCCCAATTCAGGACGTGATTGTTGAAATGACCGATGGCGGCGTTGACTACAGCTTTGAGTGTATTGGTAATGTGAACGTCATGCGCGCTGCGCTTGAGTGCTGTCATAAAGGTTGGGGCGAAAGCGTAATTATCGGCGTTGCGGGCGCAGGTCAGGAGATCAGCACCCGTCCTTTCCAGCTGGTTACCGGTCGCGTATGGCGCGGTTCCGCTTTTGGCGGGGTAAAAGGGCGCAGCCAGCTGCCGGGCATGGTCGAAGATGCGATGGCGGGCAAAATCCGCCTCGACCCATTCATCACCCACCGTCTGCCGCTGGATAGCATTAACGAAGCCTTCGATCTGATGCATGAAGGCAAATCGATCCGCACCGTTATCCATTTCGGCGAGAAGTAA
- a CDS encoding metal/formaldehyde-sensitive transcriptional repressor: MPHSPEDKKRVLTRVRRIRGQVDALERALENGEPCIAILQQIAAVRGAANGLMGEMVEIHLKDELVAGETTADQRAVRMAEVGHLLRSYLK; this comes from the coding sequence ATGCCCCATTCACCTGAAGATAAAAAGCGCGTGCTGACGCGGGTGCGGCGCATCCGCGGCCAGGTTGACGCGCTGGAGCGGGCGCTGGAAAACGGCGAACCCTGCATTGCAATTTTGCAACAAATCGCCGCCGTGCGCGGTGCAGCCAACGGCCTGATGGGCGAAATGGTTGAAATTCACCTGAAAGATGAGCTGGTCGCCGGAGAAACTACCGCCGACCAGCGCGCAGTACGGATGGCAGAAGTCGGTCATCTGCTACGCTCTTATCTAAAATAA
- a CDS encoding anti-adapter protein iraM has protein sequence MRWNITDMLVSPATGTAFALARTQQDKAVIVWYRGHYFLRPGNILLTDSKGIIMDGRMHDFKVIHTMPYFPNIWKTLKNSCSCPGNDNISLRECDKQNECLFPLCPYGIKLSR, from the coding sequence ATGCGCTGGAATATTACGGACATGTTAGTTTCCCCCGCTACGGGTACGGCATTTGCCCTGGCCAGAACACAACAGGATAAAGCGGTGATCGTTTGGTACCGTGGTCACTATTTTTTACGCCCGGGAAACATATTACTCACTGATTCAAAAGGAATTATCATGGATGGCAGAATGCATGATTTTAAAGTTATTCATACCATGCCCTATTTCCCAAACATTTGGAAAACTTTAAAGAATAGTTGCTCATGTCCAGGGAATGATAATATTTCTTTACGCGAATGTGATAAACAAAATGAGTGCTTATTTCCGCTCTGCCCATACGGCATAAAACTTTCTCGTTAG
- a CDS encoding MFS transporter yields MTQPVQESLDRMAADTPAGGSRKLRKVLLATGIGHFVEWFDFGLYGTLAAIIGLQFFQSSSPSVALLSSFAVFGAGFIMRPLGGLFFGSLGDRKGRQKVLATVILLTSGATFVMGLLPTYHQIGITATVLLVITRLVQGFAAGGESSGATTYLAEYAPTARRGYFTCWIDNFGFMAFVVGSGLVFLLTAALGESAMNDWGWRIPFLIAGPLGWVGLYLRRHLEDSPEFLEAMKSGQIETAPLRKAVTTAWRALLFCVGFVVIKAVGHWTLQTFMPSYLATELHFSKLNAYAITTIGLFSVAVLVPFMGYLSDKYGRKPLMLAGCAGFILLSYPAMMIMANGDVLSAILAMVMLGAFIAAFDGACTAAMAELFPTNVRYGGLSIAYNFAVAFFGGITPWFSAWLITTTGDKFSPAFYVMGAALITFITVMRARETAGQPLQR; encoded by the coding sequence ATGACACAGCCAGTACAGGAATCACTCGACCGGATGGCTGCTGATACGCCGGCCGGCGGATCGCGCAAATTACGTAAAGTTTTGCTCGCCACCGGCATCGGTCACTTTGTAGAGTGGTTCGACTTCGGCCTTTACGGCACGCTGGCGGCGATTATCGGCCTGCAATTCTTTCAATCGTCCAGCCCAAGCGTGGCACTGCTCTCATCATTCGCGGTGTTTGGTGCCGGATTTATTATGCGCCCGCTCGGTGGATTATTCTTCGGCTCGCTGGGCGATCGTAAAGGCAGGCAAAAGGTGCTGGCGACGGTGATTTTGCTCACCTCAGGCGCAACCTTTGTCATGGGGCTGCTGCCGACCTATCACCAGATTGGTATTACCGCCACGGTGCTGCTGGTGATCACCCGTCTGGTGCAGGGCTTTGCGGCTGGTGGTGAAAGCTCTGGCGCAACAACCTATCTGGCAGAGTATGCTCCCACCGCCAGGCGCGGTTATTTCACCTGCTGGATCGACAACTTTGGCTTTATGGCGTTCGTTGTCGGCTCCGGGCTGGTGTTCCTGCTCACCGCTGCGCTTGGCGAGAGCGCAATGAACGACTGGGGCTGGCGTATTCCCTTTCTGATCGCCGGTCCGCTCGGCTGGGTGGGGCTCTATCTGCGCAGGCATCTGGAGGATTCGCCGGAATTTCTTGAAGCGATGAAAAGCGGCCAGATCGAAACCGCGCCGCTGCGCAAAGCGGTCACGACCGCCTGGCGCGCGCTACTCTTCTGTGTCGGGTTCGTGGTGATCAAAGCAGTGGGTCACTGGACGTTACAAACATTTATGCCGAGCTACCTCGCAACGGAGCTGCATTTCAGCAAACTCAACGCCTACGCCATTACCACTATTGGCCTCTTCTCTGTTGCGGTGCTGGTACCGTTTATGGGCTATCTCTCTGATAAATATGGTCGTAAACCACTGATGCTGGCCGGCTGCGCAGGGTTTATTCTGCTGAGTTACCCGGCGATGATGATCATGGCGAACGGAGATGTGCTCTCTGCGATATTGGCGATGGTGATGCTCGGCGCGTTTATCGCGGCGTTTGACGGCGCATGCACGGCGGCGATGGCGGAGCTTTTCCCAACCAACGTGCGCTACGGCGGCCTGTCGATCGCTTATAACTTCGCCGTGGCCTTTTTTGGCGGTATCACGCCATGGTTCTCTGCCTGGCTTATCACTACCACAGGCGATAAGTTTTCCCCCGCCTTCTATGTGATGGGCGCTGCGTTGATCACTTTCATCACCGTGATGCGTGCTCGTGAAACCGCAGGCCAACCGTTGCAGCGTTAA
- the cybB gene encoding cytochrome b561 has product MRSNYSGPQIAIHWLVVLLVVGAYCAMEFRGFAPRGYRPYFNIVHVSCGISVLVLMLTRLLVRLKHPAPPITPKPSAMMTGLAHLGHLAIYLLFIALPLLGLLMMYNRGGPWIAFGLPMPHAAEANFDLVDTLKEYHELLATLGYFIVGLHAAAALLHHYIFKDNTLLRMMPKKRER; this is encoded by the coding sequence ATGCGTAGCAACTATTCAGGCCCGCAGATCGCCATCCACTGGTTGGTGGTGCTGCTGGTCGTCGGCGCATACTGCGCTATGGAGTTTCGCGGCTTTGCGCCACGTGGCTACCGGCCTTATTTCAATATTGTTCACGTCTCATGCGGTATCTCTGTCCTCGTGTTGATGCTTACGCGGCTGCTGGTCAGGCTAAAACATCCGGCACCGCCCATTACGCCTAAACCCTCCGCGATGATGACCGGGCTGGCGCACCTTGGACATCTGGCAATTTATCTGCTTTTTATCGCGTTACCGCTACTGGGTCTGCTGATGATGTATAACCGCGGCGGCCCGTGGATCGCCTTTGGGCTGCCGATGCCGCACGCCGCCGAGGCTAATTTCGATCTGGTCGACACACTTAAGGAGTACCATGAGCTTCTCGCCACGCTCGGTTACTTTATTGTTGGCCTCCATGCTGCTGCTGCGTTGCTGCACCACTACATTTTCAAAGACAACACGCTGCTGCGTATGATGCCGAAAAAGCGTGAACGATAG
- a CDS encoding alpha/beta hydrolase, with protein MENLTPQTLLSLMEDAVARATTFPVWPQGEAPGAKVSAVQFQRETEHTGPSPFDRSVTGVRAPEITVYAPQHPNGVGILVTPGGSYRRVVLDKEGSALAPFFNARGYTLFVMTYRFPGDGHAEGADAPLADVQRAMRLIRAQADRWQLDADKLGVMGFSAGGHAAASLGTRYNDAIYAPLDAIDEQRARPAFMALVYPVITMHADIDHPMSRQQLIGDTPDESQIRRYSAEEQVNSQTPPTFLLHAVDDPAVKVENSVVMFSALRRLGVPVEMHLFEQGKHGFGIRDALGLPVAVWPELMMAWIESKV; from the coding sequence GTGGAGAATCTGACGCCGCAAACACTACTGAGTTTGATGGAGGACGCCGTCGCGCGCGCCACTACATTTCCCGTCTGGCCACAGGGCGAAGCGCCCGGCGCGAAGGTCAGCGCAGTACAATTTCAACGGGAAACAGAGCACACCGGCCCCTCGCCATTTGATCGCTCGGTGACCGGCGTACGAGCACCGGAAATCACCGTTTATGCGCCGCAGCACCCCAACGGCGTCGGTATTCTGGTGACGCCGGGCGGCTCATACCGCCGTGTGGTGCTGGATAAAGAGGGCAGCGCTCTCGCCCCCTTCTTTAATGCGCGCGGTTATACCCTGTTTGTGATGACTTACCGCTTTCCCGGCGATGGTCATGCCGAAGGGGCCGACGCACCACTGGCGGATGTGCAGCGGGCCATGCGGCTAATCCGCGCGCAGGCAGATCGCTGGCAGCTTGATGCCGACAAGCTCGGCGTGATGGGCTTTTCCGCCGGCGGTCATGCGGCAGCGAGCCTCGGCACACGTTATAACGATGCGATCTACGCACCACTTGACGCCATCGATGAGCAGCGCGCGCGCCCGGCGTTTATGGCGCTGGTCTACCCGGTAATCACCATGCATGCTGATATTGATCACCCGATGTCGCGCCAGCAGCTGATTGGCGATACGCCCGATGAGTCGCAGATCCGCCGCTACTCCGCTGAGGAGCAGGTCAACAGCCAGACGCCGCCCACCTTTTTGCTGCATGCGGTCGATGACCCGGCGGTAAAAGTGGAAAACAGCGTAGTGATGTTCTCGGCGCTGCGCCGCCTCGGCGTGCCGGTGGAGATGCATCTCTTTGAGCAGGGAAAACACGGTTTTGGTATTCGTGATGCGTTGGGCTTGCCGGTTGCGGTTTGGCCGGAGTTGATGATGGCGTGGATCGAAAGCAAGGTGTAA
- the aldA gene encoding aldehyde dehydrogenase — MTAPVQHPMFIDGQFVSWQGEGWLDVVNPATEEVLARIPDGRAEDARKAIEAAERAQPGWEALPAIERAGWLRKIAAGIREQASEISALIVAEGGKIQQLADVEVSFTADYIDYMAEWARRYEGEILQSDRPNENIFVFKRALGVTTGILPWNFPFFLIARKMAPALITGNTIVIKPSEFTPSNAIAFAQIVEQVGLPKGVFNLVLGRGETVGQELAGNPKVAMVSMTGSVGAGEKIMAAAAKNITKVCLELGGKAPAIVLDDADLELAVKAIVDSRVINTGQVCNCAERVYVQKGIYDRFVNRLGEAMKAVQFGDPAQRNDIAMGPLINAAALQRVEEKVARAVAEGARVVLGGEKVEGKGYFYPPTLLLDVQQQMAIMHEETFGPVLPVVAFDTLDEALAMANDSDYGLTSSIYTRDLNLAMRAVRGLKFGETYINRENFEAMQGFHAGWRKSGIGGADGRHGLNEYLQTQVVYLQS; from the coding sequence ATGACAGCACCCGTACAACACCCGATGTTTATTGATGGGCAATTTGTCAGCTGGCAGGGCGAAGGCTGGCTTGATGTGGTCAACCCGGCAACGGAAGAGGTTCTCGCGCGCATCCCTGACGGGCGCGCCGAGGATGCACGTAAAGCAATCGAGGCCGCTGAACGCGCACAGCCTGGCTGGGAAGCGCTGCCCGCTATCGAGCGTGCCGGTTGGCTGCGTAAAATTGCTGCCGGCATTCGCGAACAGGCCAGCGAAATCAGCGCGCTGATTGTCGCGGAAGGGGGCAAAATCCAGCAGCTCGCCGATGTTGAGGTCTCCTTTACCGCTGACTACATCGACTATATGGCCGAATGGGCGCGCCGTTACGAAGGAGAGATCCTGCAAAGTGACCGCCCGAACGAAAATATTTTTGTCTTTAAACGCGCGCTGGGCGTCACAACCGGTATCCTGCCGTGGAACTTCCCGTTCTTTCTTATCGCCCGCAAAATGGCGCCCGCGCTTATCACCGGTAACACCATTGTGATCAAACCCAGTGAATTTACTCCAAGTAATGCCATCGCCTTCGCGCAAATTGTTGAGCAGGTTGGCTTACCGAAGGGGGTCTTTAACCTGGTGCTCGGGCGCGGTGAAACCGTCGGTCAGGAGCTGGCAGGCAACCCGAAAGTGGCGATGGTCAGCATGACCGGCAGCGTCGGCGCGGGGGAGAAGATCATGGCGGCAGCGGCGAAGAATATCACCAAAGTGTGCCTCGAGCTGGGCGGTAAAGCACCAGCGATTGTGCTCGACGATGCCGATCTTGAACTGGCAGTGAAAGCGATTGTTGATTCGAGAGTGATTAATACCGGGCAGGTGTGTAACTGTGCCGAGCGCGTCTATGTGCAGAAGGGGATTTACGACCGCTTCGTCAACCGCCTTGGCGAAGCGATGAAAGCGGTGCAGTTTGGCGATCCGGCGCAGCGTAACGATATCGCGATGGGGCCGCTTATCAATGCCGCGGCTTTGCAGCGAGTGGAAGAGAAGGTGGCGCGTGCCGTCGCGGAAGGGGCGCGGGTTGTCCTTGGCGGTGAAAAAGTTGAAGGAAAAGGGTACTTCTATCCGCCGACACTGCTGCTGGATGTGCAGCAGCAGATGGCAATCATGCATGAGGAGACCTTTGGCCCGGTGCTGCCGGTGGTGGCGTTCGACACCCTTGATGAGGCGCTGGCGATGGCCAATGATAGCGATTATGGCCTCACGTCCTCGATCTACACCCGCGATCTCAACCTGGCGATGAGAGCGGTGCGCGGGTTGAAGTTTGGCGAAACCTACATCAACCGCGAGAACTTTGAAGCGATGCAGGGTTTCCACGCCGGCTGGCGCAAATCGGGCATTGGCGGCGCGGATGGCCGCCACGGCCTGAACGAATATCTGCAAACCCAGGTGGTCTATCTGCAATCCTGA
- a CDS encoding YdcF family protein yields MLKTTFPALPEPTLGAVNRLGEWLAQNDFTGKPSPVRADVVILAGNAVIPTIEAACGLAAAQKTPLLISGGLGHSTTFLYSAIARHPRYNVIRTTGRGEAAILADIARQFWQIDESQLLIEDRSTNSGENARFSLDMLISQQNAPKTAVIVQDPTMQRRTMATFARASQQCANAPHWLSWPGFTPRLINTPDGLAFQPRVRGLWPVERYLSLVMGEVPRLRDDANGYGPNGRDYLAHIEFPPEIEQAWQILQADTQLTEALSQRAL; encoded by the coding sequence ATGCTAAAAACAACATTTCCCGCGCTGCCTGAGCCGACGCTCGGCGCCGTAAACAGGCTCGGTGAATGGCTGGCGCAAAATGACTTCACTGGCAAACCGTCGCCGGTGCGCGCAGATGTGGTGATCCTGGCGGGTAATGCCGTCATTCCGACCATTGAAGCGGCCTGCGGGCTGGCTGCGGCGCAAAAAACGCCGCTGCTGATTAGCGGCGGTCTTGGTCACTCGACCACCTTCCTCTACTCCGCGATTGCCCGTCATCCGCGTTATAACGTGATCCGCACCACCGGGCGCGGCGAAGCGGCAATCCTTGCCGATATTGCTCGCCAGTTCTGGCAGATTGATGAGAGCCAGCTACTGATTGAAGACCGCTCAACAAACAGCGGTGAAAACGCCCGTTTTAGTCTTGATATGTTGATAAGCCAACAGAACGCGCCGAAAACGGCGGTGATAGTGCAGGATCCAACCATGCAGCGGCGTACGATGGCCACCTTCGCTCGTGCCAGTCAGCAGTGCGCTAACGCACCGCACTGGTTAAGCTGGCCAGGTTTTACGCCACGGTTGATTAATACACCGGACGGTCTTGCCTTTCAGCCCCGCGTGCGTGGGTTATGGCCCGTTGAGCGCTATCTTTCACTGGTGATGGGGGAAGTACCTCGCTTGCGGGATGATGCTAACGGCTATGGCCCCAACGGACGCGATTACCTCGCACATATCGAGTTCCCACCGGAGATTGAGCAAGCCTGGCAAATCCTGCAGGCTGATACGCAGCTCACTGAGGCCTTGTCCCAACGCGCGCTGTAA